The Mucilaginibacter rubeus genomic interval ACCTTAAATCATTCGCAAAGCGTATCACAACCGGAAATTTTGAAGATGATATGCCCAAAATTGCTGATTGCGATTGGGTGATAGAAGTAGTGGTTGAGCGGTTGGATATAAAACAGCAGGTGTTTGAAACGGTAGAAAAGTACCGCAAGCCCGGAACGCTGATCACTTCAAATACATCAGGCATCCCGATACATTTAATGGCTGAAGGCAGGAGCGATGATTTTAAAAAACATTTTTGCGGCAGCCATTTTTTTAACCCGCCGCGGTATTTAAAACTACTGGAAATCATTCCTACAAAAGATACCCTGGCAAGTGTTGTTGACTTTTTGATGGAGTACGGCGCAAAATACCTTGGAAAAACCACCGTATTAGCCAAAGATACGCCGGCATTTATCGGCAACCGCATCGGGGTTTTTAGCATCATGAGTGTTTTGCATTATGTGGAGCAAACCGGTATGACCGTTGAAGAAGTTGATAAGCTCACAGGGCCGGTAATAGGCCACCCTAAATCGGCCACGTTCCGTACCAATGATGTGGTGGGTTTGGATACCATGGTGCATGTTGCCAATGGCCTTTACAAAAACGCGCCCGGCGATGAGGCCAGGGAATTATTCAAGGTCCCGGAATTTGTAGATGGAATGGTGAAAAATAACTGGCTGGGCAGTAAAACAGGTCAGGGGTTCTACAAAAAGGAGAAAGGTGAAGGAGGAAACCAGTTTTACGCGCTTGATCTGAAAACGCTTGAGTACAAACCTTCCCAAAAAGTAAAATTTGCCTCGCTTGAAACTACAAAAGCGGTTGATAATCTCCGGGATAGACTTAAAATCCTGGTTTCAGCAAAAGACAAAGCCGGCGACTTTTACCGGGCCACCTTTTACCAGTTATTTGCTTATGCCAGTAACCGCATCCCCGAAATAGCCGACGAACTTTATAAAATAGATGCTGCTACCAATGCAGGCTTTGGCTGGGAACTGGGCCCTTTTGAAAAATGGGATGCGCTTGGCCTTGAGGATACAGTAAAAGCTATGGAAGCTGCAGGGCATAAACCTGCTCAATGGGTATATGATATGCTTACGGCCGGTGCAAAAAGCTTCTATAAGGTGGAGGATGGTAAACGCCTGTACTATGATATCCCATCAAAAAGCTACAAAATAATTCCGGGTACGGAGGGTCTTATCTTACTCAATAATATCCGCGAAACCAATACAGTTTGGAAAAACAGCGATACTACCATTACCGATATCGGCGATGGCATCCTGAACCTTGAATTTCATACCAAAATGAATACGATAGGCGGCGAGGTGATTGAAGGTATAAATAAAGCAATTACCCTTGCCGAAGCAAGCTACCGGGGATTGGTTATATCAAACGAGGGGGCAAATTTCAGCGCTGGGGCTAACGTAGGCATGATATTCATGATGGCTGTTGAGCAGGAGTTTGACGAGTTGAATATGGTGATCAAAGCCTTTCAGAATACGATGATGCGGATCCGTTATTCATCTGTACCGGTTGTAATAGCCCCTCATCAAATGGCCCTGGGTGGTGGCTGCGAAATGTGCCTGCATGCCGATAAGGTGGTAGCACATGCCGAACTGTATATGGGCCTTGTTGAGTTTGGCGTTGGCTTGATACCGGGCGGCGGAGGGACAAAGGAATTTGCCCTTCGTCTGTCAGACGAACTTCAGGAGGGCGATGTAGAACTCAATAATTTCCGTGATCGTTTTTTAACCATCGGCCAGGCTAAAGTATCTACTTCGGCTTATGAGGCTTTTGAGTTTGGCTACCTCAAAAAGGGAAGGGACGTTGTCGTGGTATCACGAGAAAGGTTACTTGCCGAAGCCAAACAACAATGCCTGCAGATGGCTAACGAAGGGTACGTGCAGCCTATTCCGCGTGGCGATATCAGGGTACTGGGCAAACAGGCCCTGGGCCTGGGCTACGTGGGTGCCAATTCTATGTATAGCGGCAATTACATCAGCGAGCATGATGTGAAGATCTCGCAGAAACTGGCCTATGTACTTTCAGGGGGCGATCTGTCCCAACCTTCAATGGTGAGCGAAGAATATTTGCTCGGATTGGAGCGTGAAGCATTTCTTTCGCTTTGCACTGAAAAGAAAACGCTCGAGCGGATCCAATCCATTTTAACTGGCGGAAAAGTATTAAGGAACTAAATTTCAATAAGTATAAAATCTCAATAAAATGAACGCATATATAGTGGCAGCCAGCCGCAGTGCTGTTGGAAAAGCTACCCGGGGCGGGTTCAGGTTTACCCGTCCGGATACGCTTGCAGCGGATGTTATCAGGCATCTGCTGGCGTCGGTGCCTAACGTGGATAAAGAACAGATAGACGATGTGATAGTAGGCAATGCTACACCGGAAGCTGAACAGGGATTGAATGTTGCCCGCCTGATTTCATTAATGGCACTTGATACCGATAAAGTACCCGGCATGACAGTAAACCGCTATTGTTCGTCAGGTTTGGAAACGATTGCCATCGCATCAGCAAAAATACACAGCGGTATTGCCGATTGTATTATTGCCGGTGGTGTAGAAAGCATGAGCCTGATCCCGATGGGGGGCTGGCGCATTGTTCCAAACGCCGATATTGCCCTTGCCCACCCTGATTATTACTGGGGTATGGGCCTTACTGCCGAAGCCGTTGCCAGGGAATATCACATCAGTCGCGAAGAGCAGGACCAGTTCGCGTATAATTCTCACCAAAAAGCTATCAGTGCCATTAAGGAAGGCAAATTTAAAGATGAAATAGCACCGGTAAACATTGTGGAAACCTATGTAGATGAGAGCGGCAAAAAAAAGAAACGAGAATTTAAGGTAGATACAGATGAAGGTCCGCGCAGCGATACCTCAATTGATGCACTGGCTAAGCTTAAACCCGTGTTTGATGCAAAAGGTGTGGTTACTGCAGGCAACTCGTCGCAAACCAGCGATGGGGCTGCCTTTGTGATGGTGGTTAGCGAACGCTTTCTGAAACAGAATAACCTTAAACCCATTGCCCGGCTAATTAATTATGCCGTTGCGGGTGTGCCGCCCCGGATCATGGGGATTGGTCCGCTGGTGGCAATCCCCAAAGTGTTAAAAATGGCCGGAATGAAGCAGCAGGATATTGAGCTGATAGAACTGAATGAAGCCTTTGCTTCACAATCGTTGGCAATAATAAAGGGATTGGGGCTTAACCCTGACATTGTAAATGTGAACGGCGGTGCGATATCACTTGGTCACCCGCTTGGCTGCACCGGGGCCAAACTTTCTGTTCAGCTTTTTAACGAATTGAAAAGACGGGAAAAAAAGTATGGTATGGTTACCATGTGCGTGGGCACCGGGCAGGGCGCTGCAGGTGTATTTGAACTGTTATAGGAAATTACCATTATCTAAATAATTGCTGCAAACATGGAAAAGGCGACAAGATTGTTTGATTGCATGATTGCCCAGGCCAAAGAGCCTAAGGCGGATCTTTTGAATGCAAAAGAGAATGGTTCGTGGAGATCTTACAGCACCGAAGAAGTGCATACGATGATCAACCAGCTATCCGCGGCTTTGCTGGATCTGGGAGTTTCGGGTGGTGATGGTACAACCGAAGGTCGCGATAAAATAGGGCTGATAAGCAACGGCCGGCCCGAATGGATAATAACCGACCTGGCAGTGCAGCAAACGGGTGCCATATTAGTGCCGCTTTACCCTAATACCGGTACTAAGGAAATTGAACAGATCCTGAACGAAGCTGAGGTTAAATATGTATTTGTAAGCAGTAAAGATTTATGCGATAAGGTTAAAGAGGTACATTTAAATATCCCCTCACTAAAAGCCATTTTTACTTTCGATAGCATTGAGAGTTGTAATCATTGGGTAACATTGCTTAAGCCCTTAAAAGATGGCGCTCTGCAAAAAATACAGCAAATAACCGATCACATCATTGAGGATGATGTGGCAACTATCATTTATACGTCGGGCACTACCGGCCGGCCTAAAGGGGTAATGCTTACGCATAAAAATATCATGACCAATGCAATGGCATCCGGCGATATCCTTACCCGAATCCCGCTGAATGAAAAACGTGTTTTGAGCTTTTTACCGCTAAACCACATTTTTGAAAAGATGTGTACATACGTGTATCTCTACTACGGTTTTTCTATTTACTATGCAGAAAGCATGGATACCATAGGCGCAAATATGAAAGAGGTAAAACCTTCCCTTTTTACCGCTGTGCCCCGCTTGCTCGAAAAGGTGTTTGAGAAAATTATGGTGCAGGGCCAGAAGCTGACCGGTATTAAAAGGAAGATCTTTTTCTGGTCGGTAAGAGTGGCCGAAGCGTATGAAATTAATAATTCCAGCCTGTGGTATAAGATCAAGCTGGCCATAGCCGATAAATTGGTTTACAGTAAATGGCGCGATGCTATTGGCGGAAATATAAACGCCATAGTGGTTGGTAGTTCGGCTTGCCCAATTAAGCTGGAGAAAATTTTCACCGCAGCTAATATTGTTATCATGGAAGGTTACGGGCTTACCGAAACCTCGCCGGTAATTGCTGTTAACTGCTATCAGAAAAGTGACAGAAAATTTGGCACCGTAGGCCGTTTGCTGAGTGGTGTGCAGGTGAAGATAGCGCCTGATGGCGAGATCCTTTGTAAAGGCCCCAATGTTATGCTCGGGTATTATAAAAATCCTGACCTTACTGCAGATGTACTGGAAGGCGGATGGTTCCACACCGGCGATATAGGTGAGCTGGATAAAGATTCATTCCTGAAAATAACTGACCGTAAAAAAGAGATCTTTAAAACCTCGGGCGGTAAATACGTAGCTCCGCTACCCATCGAAAATAAAATGAAGGAGAATTATTTTATTGAGCAGATGATGGTTGTTGGATCAGAAAGGAAATTTGTTGCAGCATTGATCGTACCATCTTATACGCACTTAAACCCCTGGTGTAAGGAAAATGGCATCACTTTTTCATCCAAAAATGAATTGGTTAAAGATGCAAGGGTGATCAAACTGTATCAATCAATTATCGATAACTATAATCCCGAATTTAACCACGTAGAACAGGTGAAGAAGATATCCTTGCTTCCCAACGAATGGTCGATAGACAGCGGCGAACTTACACCAACCGGGAAAATGAAACGGAAGGTGATCACCGAAAAATACAAAGCCGAAATAGATAAAATGTATCCCTGCGAAGTGAGCGAGGATCCCACTCTTGTAAACTGATTAACCGGATGAATACATTTCAAACAACAATACAGGGCAGGTTGGTTACAATTGCGCTAAACCGGGGCCGGTCAAATGCCATTAATCATGAAATGGTTAAAGAGCTTGATGCCTGTATAAAAACACTGGAGAGTGATGATAACGTGGGCGGTGTTATTTTAACCGGGAAGGAAGGCTTTTTTTCGTCAGGGATTGATCTGATTGAGGCCTATGATTACAACGAAGAACAAAGCCGTCAATTCTGGATAGACTTTTTAGCCCTACAAAATAGGTTGGCAGCTTTCAGGAAGCCAATAGTGGCCGCCGTAAGCGGGCACAGTCCTGCCGGGGGCTGTGTATTAGCTATTTGCTGCGATTACCGGATAATGGCAGAGGGTGCATTTATCATAGGGTTAAATGAGGTACCGGTTGGCATTATCGTTCCTGATAGTGTTTTTAATTTATATGCCTTTTGGCTTGGTCAGCGTAAGGCTTATCAATATTTGATGGAGGGTAAGCTGCTCCAGGTAAATGAAGCTTTGGAAGCCGGGCTTATCGACGCAGTTGTTTCACCGGACAAGCTAATGAACGCGGCAACAGAGAAGGTAACGGCTTATATGAAACTGAACCCCGTTACCTGGACTGAAAGCAAATTGAATTTACGAAAAGACTTGACAGGTAAATTAAGGGCCGACCAAACCGAGACATTGAATAAAATGCTGAAGCAATGGTGGGCGCCTGAAACCCGGCAAGGCCTGCAGATGATGATCCAGAATTTAAAATCAAAAAATACAGCTGTTAAATAATTGACGATGACCGATCCGACAACTTTAAATGATTCAGCAAACCATAATCCTGCAAAAAGCGGAATGTTAAGGGATGACGCCCTGAAAGGTAAAACCATTATTGTAACCGGGGGAGGAACAGGTTTGGGCAAGGCAATGGGGACTTACTTTTTGCATTTAGGAGCTAACCTGGTAATCACAAGCCGTAAATTAGAAGTACTGCAGCAAACAGCTTCTGAAATGAAGGCAGAAACCGGTGGTAAGGTACTGCCAATAGCCTGCGATGTGCGGAAATATGATGAAGTTGAAAAGATGCTGCAACAAGCCGTTGAAGAGTTTGGACAAGTTGACGCACTGTTGAATAATGCAGCAGGTAATTTCATTTCGCCTACTGAGCGTTTATCAGCAAATGCATTTTCAACCATCATTGATATCGTTTTAAAAGGTTCGGCCAATTGTTCGCTGGCCTTGGGTAAATATTGGATCAGGGAGAAAATGCCCGGTACTATATTGAATATTATTACCACTTATGCCTTTACAGGTTCGGCTTATGTTGTGCCGTCGGCCTGTGCTAAGGGCGGTGTACTGGCCATGACAAGGTCTTTAGCAGTTGAATGGGGCAGGCATGGTATCCGAGCCAACGCCATTGCGCCGGGGCCGTTTCCTACCAAAGGGGCATGGGAAAGGCTGTTGCCCGGAGATATGGCCCAGAAGTTCGATTTTAAAAACAGGGTTCCGCTTAAACGGGTAGGGGAACACCAGGAGTTGGCAAACCTGGCCGCCTTTTTAATATCTGATTTTTCAGGATATATCAACGGAGAAGTAATTACTATCGATGGCGGGGAGTGGCTACAAGGGGCCGGTCAATTCAGCGGGTTTGAAGCTATACCGGACGAAATGTGGGATAACATTGAGAAAGCTACGCGGTCGGCGTAGGGGTGAATTTAATGTTCGTCTTAATTATCGTGACGGAGTTTACTCCACAATTATCGCAGAAGTATTAAAAATAAAAAGCCCCGATACAGGCATGTATCAGGGCTTTTGTACACCATACGATACAAATTTCGGGCCATTTTTTAGAAGACATTGAGCTTTTAGGGCGTTTAAACGCATGAAATGAGATAGACGAAGGGAAGTTTATCGAATCATTTCGTTTCTGATTTACTAATTATTTACGACCATTTTGATAAACCAATAATCGTAAACCATTAAACACAACCACCAGCGTTGAACCCTCGTGCCCGATTACCGCCGGCCCAATGCCCGATATGCCCAAAATAGTTAATGGTATTAAAACAGCCACCATACCCAAACTGATCACAAGGTTTTGTTTAATCACTCGGCGGGATTGGCGGCTTAGCCCAATAGCAAACGGCAGGTTATCCAGTCGATCAGCCATCAAAGCAATATCTGCTGTTTCTAAAGCCACATCGGAACCTGCCGCCCCCATTGCTATGCCAACAGTACTTTTCGCCATCGCAGGAGCATCATTCACACCATCACCGATCATGGCAACCTGCTTTTCCCTTTTGATGAGATCTTCAATTGCTTTTACTTTATCTTCAGGCAGCAAACCGCCCATAGCATCAGTGATTCCTATTCGCTTAGCAACAGCTTCAGCTACCTGCTGATTATCACCAGTTAGCATAATCATTCGCTTAATACCCAATTCTTTTAATTCAGCTAACGTCTTTTTCGCTTCTTTACGAGGCACATCCATTAAGGCTATCATTCCGATAATTTCACCGTCCTGTTCAATCAACATGGTTGTGTTTCCCTCATTCTCAAGCTTTTCAACCTGTTTGTTTATTTCATCTGATAGTTTTTTAAAAAGGCTGCGATTGCCGATGACAATCTTTTTATTGCCTACAGTAGCTTTTACGCCATGCCCGGTAACAGCTTGCAGGTTTTTAGCAGACGGAATATCTTTTTGCTTTAAACGTTCCAAACCGCCTTTAACGATGGCAGCAGCTAATGGGTGATCGCTTAGCTTTTCGACAGCAATGGCAATTTCTAAAACTTCATCTTCCGACAATTTCCCTAAAGCGACTACACCTGTTAATTGTGGCTTACCTTCTGTAAGCGTACCTGTTTTATCAAAAGCAATAGCTGTTAAGCCCCCCAATTGCTCTAATGGGCCGCCACCTTTGATGAGTACTCCACTACGTGCTGCGCGGGCTATGGCGCTCAACACGGCACTTGGCGTAGAGATCGCTAACGCACACGGACTGGCAGCAACTAATACTGCCATCGCCCTATAAAAGCTTTTACTGAACGGTTCATCAATAACGAGATAGGCGAATAACAGGATCACGACCAGGATAAGTACAGCCGGAACATAATACTTTTGAAGTTTATCCGTAAATAATTGGGTAGGTGATTTTTGCGCCTCCGTATCATTCACCAGTTTAACTAACCTGGATAGCGTGGAATCAGCTGCCAATCTTGTTACTTTAACTTCGAGTACCTGGCTGCCGTTAATTGTTCCGGCAAACACCTTGTTCTCAGCTTTCAGAGATTTATCATCATAATCTTTTTCAGGGTCGCTAACTGGGGATTTATCTACCGGTACGCTTTCACCCGTAATCGGCGCTTGGTTTACACTGCTTTCGCCTTTAATAACCGCCCCATCAGCAGATATCTTACTGTTAGGTTTAATGATGATAATATCGCCTAAAACCAATTCTTCGATAGGAACCTCGGATTCCTTGCCATCCCGGCGCACAATAGCCGTTTTTGGAGCGAGGTCGGCTAATGCGGCGATTGATTTGGTCGCTTTGCCCATTGCGTAATGTTCCAGCGAATGGCCGAAACTAAACAGGAATAACAACAATGCGCCCTCTGCCCATTGGCCCAGAAATGCTGCACCAACAGCAGCGATCAGCATTAAAAAGTCTATTTCAAACTGACCTTTGCTGATAGCCTCGAAAGCTTCTTTGGTGGTAAAGAATCCGCCAAAGAAATATCCAATGGCATATAAGATCGTACTGGTTAACGGTGGTAAAGAATGGATATATGATAGTCCGAATCCTAAAGCCAGGAACACACCTGAAAGGATCGCAAATATTAATTCGGTATTCTTGCCAAAGATGCCACCATGTTCGTGCCCCGCTTCGTTCTCGTCGTGTTGATGATCGTGCTTTTCTTCTTTTTCTTTTGCCGGTGATATATCAATCCTCGGTTGCTTTGCATCGATGGGTTTTTCTTTATGCTGTTCCTTTTTCATAGGTTCTGATTCATTATTATTTTATCAAAATTAAGCGGGCACCGCCTGCAATCGTAGTGCATTATTTCTTACATGCTGCACATAGCCCTTTTACTAAAAGGTTGATCTCCTGCCTGTCATAGCCGTCCGGTAGCATAATTTCCGGTATATGGGTTCTTGGCAGGCAATGTGTTTCTTTACAATTAATGCAATAAAAATGTATGTGCAGGTCATGGTGGCCATTGGCTGTGCAATCCGGCTGGCAGAGGGCGAATTTGGTGACTCCTGTGCCATCTTCGACCCGGTGCACTAATCCGTGTTCTTCAAAAGTTTTAACGGTTCGGTATAAAGTCACCCGATCTGTTTTTTTTAGGCTAACCTCCATGTCAGTCAGGCTTACTGCGCTGGTTTGCTTCAGCAAATAGTCCAGCACAACCAACCGCATTGCGGTTGGCTTGATCTGTTTTTCCTGTAATTGCTTTTCTAATTCCTTCATGGCTTATTCTTCTTCGCCGCTGCCTGCCGCTTTTGATTGTAAATAAAATGCCCCTTTAGTGGCGATCTGCACTCCGGCAGGTAAAGCACTTAAAGGGGTAATCTGGATATAGCCGAGTTCGGCTACACCCGTTGTAACTTCAGTTTTTGTAAAAATGGTCTTGCCATCTTTGGCATGGGTTGCGGTAATAAAAATGTATTGCTTTCCTTCCGAGCGAACTACCGCATCGACAGGCACCGCATCGGTTAGCTTGCTGCCGGTACTGATAAGCGCGGTAACATACATGCCGGGAATCAGGTTCTGATGCGCTTTGTTGTTAATGACCGCGTGAACAATTACACCTTTACTTTCATTTTCAAATGATTTATTGATTCCATTGATGGTGCCATTGATGACCTGGTTATTTTGGTTTGTCAATTGGAAGCTTACTTTCTGACCAACTTTGACCGCCATCAGGTCTTTTTCAAAAACGGTCAGATCGCAATGAATCTTGGAATTGTCTACCACTTCCATAATAGAGGTACCCGGTTGAACAAATGCGCCTGTATTTGCAGTAATCGTACCAACTGTACCGCTAATAGGCGATAAAACAGGGAATTGGGAAACGATATTGCCGCTGGTGATTCTGCCTGGGGAGACCCCCAATTGCCTTAATTGGCTTTCGTAGGCCGTAAGCCGGGAACGCTCCGCGTTGTAGGTCGCTTCTGAAGATTGAAAGGACTTACCGGTACCTGCACCTGCGGCTTTCAATTGACTCTGGCGGTCATATTCTGCCTGTACATAGGTGAAGTTGTTCTTAGCTGCCAAATAATCCTGCTGTATTTTGATTAAGTCCTGGTTTTTGATCGTTGCCAATACCTGACCCTTTTGCACTTGCTGACCTTCCAGTACGTTAATATTGCCAATGATTCCGCCCGACAGGATACTGACATCGGCTTTGTTTTGCGGTGGTACGGCCAATTGTCCATTAGCCTTGACGACGGCATCCAGGTTCTTTTGCTCAATCGGGCCTATGGTAATACCTACAGATTTCATCTGCGCATCAGATAGTTCCAATCCGTTTTCTTTATCCTTAGTCTCTGCTTTAGGGCTTTCCTTCTCTTTGTTTTCTGAACCTCCCGAACAGGAAGTCAATAGCGCCCCTGCGATCAGCAGAATGGCTCCGTATATTTTATATGCTTGATAATTCATGTTATTCTCCTCTTAAATATTGTAATTGAATAGCAGACTGGTTCAATCGGCTAACCGCTTCGACATAAGCTAATTTGGTTTGCACGGCGGCAGATATGTTTTGAATATATTCGATATAACCGATCTCACCCAGGTTAAAAGAAACTTGCGTAATGCGTAGTTGCTCATCGGCTTGTTTTAGACCTCCGCTGGTGTAATAATCGACTGCCTGCCTGAATTTTTGGTATTGCTGTATTTCCTGCTCGTATTGTAGCCGCACCTGGCTCTGCGCATTTTGATAATTTGCCTGGGCGATCTGGCCGGATATTTTCTCGGCCTTTACGCGGGAACGGTTGGCCCCATTGAAAATTGGCAACGCTACTCCGAACTGAATACCGGCGATGCGGGTACCGGGGAAATAACTACGGTCAATACCAGCCGGGTTAAATCCGGAGATCAGCAATTGTTGATTGTAGCCAAGCTTTAGGTCAGGCATTCCTTTCGATTTTTCGACCGCAATACGGGCATTGGCCACTTCAATGTTTTGTAGCTCCGCATTCACCTGCGCATTACCACTGGTATTGATGGTGTCGTTGGGTGTGGTTAAAAGCAGCGGTAATTTACTTTCTGCTATCAAAATAGGTTCATTCGTATTCAGCAGTTGCTTTAAAGCCAACTCATTGCTTTTCAGATCAGCTTGTATGCCTATTTTCAAGGCCTGCACCTCCTGGTATTTATTTTTGGCGCTGAACAATTCCAAGTTAGAAGTTTCACCGGTCTTTAACCTGACCACGGCACGTTTCACGAAACCGTTATAAATGCTGTCCTGGTAGTTTAATATGCGCAGCATTTCCCGGTTAAGGAGATAGGCATAGTAAGCATTACGGACATTACGGGTGACTTCCATGCGGGCAATATCACCAGTCCGCTCTGCAAGTATCGTTTGCTGATTTAATAACTTTCGCTGGTTTTTATATAAACCCGGCCAGGCAATATTTTGGGTGATACCGATGGCATTATCTATATTGCCCCCGCTGGTTGGGTCTTGCGTTATGGTGAGGTCGGTTTTTGGAATATCAGTACCTGATTTTTGCAGGACGCGGCTTTGTTCTACGGAAAGTCTGGCAGAGCGTATTTGCAAGTTATTGCGCAGCGCTTTCGCAATGGCGCTATCCAACGTCAAAGGTGGGTTGCCTTGCGCTTGTGAGCGACTCGGTTGTAAAAGCAACGCACCACCAATGATAAACAGTGCTACTAAGACTTTTGGCGCTTTAATGCGAATCGTTTCCTTGCGGTTGAATAAAAGATAAAGGCAAGGCAATACGAACAGCGTTAAAAATGTTGCAGTAATTAATCCCCCGATCACAACGGTAGCTAATGGCTTTTGAACTTCCGCACCGGCGCTGGATGATAAAGCCATCGGCAAAAAACCCAAAGAAGCTACCGAGGCAGTCATCAACACAGGCCGTAACCGTGTTTTTGTCCCCTCTAAGACCCTATCATAGATATTATCCCAGCCTTCTTCTTTTAACTGGTTGAAATAGCCGATCAGTACAATACCATTGAGTACCGCTACGCCAAACAAGGCAATAAAACCAACCCCGGCCGATATACTAAAAGGCATACCACGTAACAGCAAAGCAGCCACGCCACCCATTGAAGCTAATGGCACC includes:
- a CDS encoding Fur family transcriptional regulator codes for the protein MKELEKQLQEKQIKPTAMRLVVLDYLLKQTSAVSLTDMEVSLKKTDRVTLYRTVKTFEEHGLVHRVEDGTGVTKFALCQPDCTANGHHDLHIHFYCINCKETHCLPRTHIPEIMLPDGYDRQEINLLVKGLCAACKK
- a CDS encoding efflux RND transporter periplasmic adaptor subunit → MNYQAYKIYGAILLIAGALLTSCSGGSENKEKESPKAETKDKENGLELSDAQMKSVGITIGPIEQKNLDAVVKANGQLAVPPQNKADVSILSGGIIGNINVLEGQQVQKGQVLATIKNQDLIKIQQDYLAAKNNFTYVQAEYDRQSQLKAAGAGTGKSFQSSEATYNAERSRLTAYESQLRQLGVSPGRITSGNIVSQFPVLSPISGTVGTITANTGAFVQPGTSIMEVVDNSKIHCDLTVFEKDLMAVKVGQKVSFQLTNQNNQVINGTINGINKSFENESKGVIVHAVINNKAHQNLIPGMYVTALISTGSKLTDAVPVDAVVRSEGKQYIFITATHAKDGKTIFTKTEVTTGVAELGYIQITPLSALPAGVQIATKGAFYLQSKAAGSGEEE